Proteins encoded together in one Bacteroidales bacterium window:
- a CDS encoding tetratricopeptide repeat protein, whose translation MINTNFIKKIKKLLCLLVFIIFQTTGIISQNSLVIDSLLSELNKADDTTKIKIYNSLCWEYRNFNYSLAIQYGKKALLLAEDIHFYKETGTSLSFIGVAYRNLGNYPKALEYYLKALQRSIEEDNQEEKAYSLINIGNFYLYLDDNDMALKYVKQAFKIAEQLKIPKLLSYCYVNLGRIYNNNKEYDKARDYLSKTLVIRKQINDTRGIAVTLYDIADIYKNTGDYEKSLDYLNKSINILKKIGDKDGILYCYNNIACVYFLTGDNDISYKYALIAYEIAKNINSKFELQKTCKLLAEIYEKRGDYKKSCEYQKQYVSIKDSIFKQEKILKLAQLESKNEIKEHETQIEVLLEDKKIQKEKVERIKLFSMYLLIGLIFIVIFVFILYRNIQQKKKIFTLLLRQKEEIERQRDMIDAERRKSEELILNIIPKEIAKELKEKGFASTKSYDMVTVVFADLVGFSEKSENLSPDILIEELNHCFFVFDEITEKFNLEKIKTIGDAYMCAGGIPLANKTNPMDAILAGIKMQEFMNNWKTEKIKRGESYWEMRIGIHTGSVVAGVIGMKKFAYDIWGDTVNIASRMESASEPGRINISGSTYELIKNNFFCHHRGKISAKNMGEIDMYFVEKEK comes from the coding sequence ATGATAAATACGAATTTTATAAAAAAGATAAAAAAATTACTCTGCCTGTTGGTTTTTATAATATTTCAAACTACCGGTATAATTTCTCAAAATTCACTTGTAATTGACAGTCTCCTTTCTGAATTGAACAAAGCTGATGACACAACAAAAATTAAAATATACAATTCTTTATGCTGGGAATATAGAAACTTTAATTATTCATTAGCCATTCAATATGGGAAAAAAGCATTATTATTAGCTGAAGACATACACTTTTACAAAGAAACAGGAACAAGTCTTAGTTTTATTGGAGTTGCATACAGAAATCTCGGAAATTATCCAAAAGCACTTGAATATTATTTAAAAGCACTTCAGCGTTCAATAGAAGAAGATAATCAGGAAGAAAAAGCATATTCGCTTATTAATATTGGAAATTTTTATCTTTATCTGGATGACAATGATATGGCATTAAAATATGTGAAACAGGCTTTTAAAATAGCTGAACAGTTAAAAATACCAAAACTTTTAAGTTATTGTTATGTAAATCTGGGAAGGATATACAATAATAATAAAGAATATGATAAAGCCAGAGATTATCTTTCTAAAACATTAGTCATCAGAAAACAAATTAATGATACTCGTGGCATTGCTGTTACATTATATGATATTGCAGATATTTATAAAAACACCGGAGATTATGAAAAATCTCTTGATTATTTAAACAAATCAATTAATATACTTAAAAAAATAGGTGATAAGGATGGAATACTATATTGTTACAATAATATTGCATGCGTTTATTTTTTAACTGGAGATAATGATATATCATATAAATATGCCTTAATAGCTTATGAAATTGCAAAAAATATTAATTCAAAATTTGAACTTCAAAAAACCTGTAAATTATTAGCAGAAATATATGAAAAACGTGGAGATTATAAAAAATCATGTGAATATCAAAAACAGTATGTTAGTATTAAAGATTCTATATTTAAACAAGAAAAAATACTAAAACTTGCCCAATTAGAATCAAAAAATGAAATTAAAGAACATGAAACACAAATTGAGGTATTGCTTGAAGACAAAAAAATTCAAAAAGAAAAAGTAGAAAGAATAAAACTCTTTTCAATGTATTTGCTCATTGGATTAATTTTTATAGTAATATTTGTTTTTATTTTATACAGGAACATTCAACAAAAGAAAAAGATTTTCACTTTACTTTTAAGACAAAAAGAAGAAATTGAAAGACAAAGGGATATGATTGATGCAGAAAGAAGAAAATCAGAAGAACTAATATTAAATATTATACCAAAAGAAATTGCAAAAGAACTAAAAGAAAAAGGTTTTGCTTCTACGAAAAGTTATGATATGGTAACGGTTGTTTTTGCTGACCTTGTTGGCTTTTCAGAAAAATCAGAAAATCTTAGCCCTGATATTTTAATCGAAGAATTAAATCATTGCTTTTTTGTATTTGATGAAATTACTGAAAAATTCAATCTTGAAAAAATCAAAACAATTGGTGATGCATATATGTGTGCCGGAGGTATTCCTCTTGCAAACAAAACTAATCCTATGGATGCAATTCTTGCCGGAATAAAAATGCAGGAATTCATGAATAACTGGAAAACAGAAAAAATTAAAAGAGGTGAATCATATTGGGAAATGCGTATTGGTATTCATACAGGATCTGTTGTTGCCGGCGTTATAGGGATGAAAAAGTTTGCTTACGATATTTGGGGAGATACTGTAAATATTGCAAGCCGCATGGAATCTGCCAGTGAGCCTGGGAGAATTAATATTTCAGGCTCAACTTATGAATTAATCAAAAATAATTTCTTTTGTCATCACAGAGGAAAAATATCAGCAAAAAATATGGGTGAAATAGATATGTATTTCGTTGAAAAAGAAAAATAA
- a CDS encoding redoxin domain-containing protein — translation MKHTGLLLILIFISTASFCQKYIIEGQINNYYNKTIIISSYLGGKTKIIDSTLTDSSGNFKIIFSEKNHVGLYKLSFYNKFIDIIFNYENISLITDIADTFEKLQILSSHENILFLNYIQKQSDYRLKLELLDPLIYNYPKTDSFYINILNQFEKLQNEQAIFIDTCIKNNPETYFTKIVKIEKLPEIQNGLSEEEYKNFLKIHHFDNIDFSDTTILYNKFITQNILSYLSLYADKRYSKEEQEQAFIEAVDVVLKKVSVNLKMYEFVANYLIDGLQKFDFGVVVDYIVDNDYLSSFCKKNEVQSEVEKRIENLKKLKIGKIAPEFSFIEINGKEINLYEINSELTLLIFWSSACHHCSKSLQKLKIIYDQQSQKKLEVIAISLDTNKNAFSDAIAEGDYNWINYTDLQGWEGNIATLYSIYATPTMFLLNNEKKIIAKPITIKELEKKLKELNF, via the coding sequence GTGAAACATACTGGATTATTATTAATATTAATATTTATTTCAACAGCATCTTTTTGCCAGAAATATATTATTGAAGGTCAAATAAATAATTATTACAATAAAACAATTATTATTTCAAGTTATTTAGGAGGCAAAACAAAGATTATTGACTCAACATTAACAGATAGTAGTGGAAATTTTAAAATTATATTTAGTGAAAAAAATCATGTTGGTCTTTATAAATTAAGTTTTTACAATAAATTTATAGACATAATTTTTAATTATGAAAATATATCTCTTATCACTGATATAGCTGATACGTTTGAAAAATTACAAATATTATCCTCGCATGAAAATATTCTTTTTTTAAATTACATACAAAAACAAAGCGATTATCGATTAAAACTTGAACTTTTAGATCCCTTAATATATAATTATCCGAAAACGGACAGTTTTTATATTAATATTTTAAATCAATTCGAAAAATTACAAAACGAGCAAGCTATATTTATTGATACCTGCATAAAAAATAATCCTGAAACATATTTTACCAAAATAGTAAAAATAGAAAAACTACCTGAAATTCAAAACGGGCTTTCTGAGGAAGAGTACAAAAATTTTCTTAAAATACACCATTTTGATAATATTGATTTTAGCGACACAACAATTTTATATAACAAATTCATTACGCAAAATATCCTTTCATATTTATCATTGTATGCTGATAAAAGATACTCAAAAGAGGAACAGGAACAAGCATTTATTGAAGCTGTTGATGTTGTTCTTAAAAAAGTTTCAGTTAATCTGAAAATGTATGAATTTGTAGCTAATTATTTAATTGACGGTTTGCAAAAATTTGATTTCGGAGTTGTAGTCGATTATATTGTAGATAATGATTATTTAAGTAGCTTTTGTAAAAAGAATGAAGTTCAATCTGAAGTAGAAAAAAGAATTGAAAATCTTAAAAAATTAAAAATAGGAAAAATAGCTCCTGAGTTTAGTTTTATTGAAATTAATGGAAAAGAAATCAATTTATATGAAATAAATTCAGAATTAACATTATTAATTTTTTGGTCAAGTGCTTGCCATCATTGTTCAAAATCTTTGCAGAAACTAAAAATTATATATGACCAGCAAAGTCAGAAAAAACTTGAAGTTATTGCCATTTCTCTTGATACAAATAAAAATGCTTTTTCTGATGCAATAGCTGAAGGCGATTATAATTGGATTAATTATACCGATTTACAAGGCTGGGAAGGTAATATTGCTACTTTATACAGCATTTATGCAACCCCAACAATGTTCCTGTTAAATAATGAAAAAAAAATAATTGCCAAGCCAATAACAATAAAAGAATTAGAAAAAAAATTAAAAGAATTGAATTTTTAA
- a CDS encoding outer membrane lipoprotein-sorting protein, with product MCVNLNAQDNLTGRQIMEKQKEASKLEGSEMVGTLKIINQKGRERIRKTSIATKSYGNDINKRIIIFLYPADVKGTGMLVFDYENKNDDMWIYMPALRKTRRIVSSEKGKSFMGSEFTNADISTPNLDDFNYKKLGTEQVNVDCWKIESTPKDEDIADENGYSKRIIYIGKKDFVIRKTVYYNLDNELHKILEGKNIKLIDTENKKYMATEMTMSNKQNGRKSIWIIEEIVVNPNIKDEYFTTDYLEKQ from the coding sequence ATATGCGTAAACTTAAATGCACAGGATAATCTAACTGGAAGACAAATAATGGAGAAACAAAAAGAAGCCTCAAAATTAGAAGGTTCGGAAATGGTTGGAACATTAAAGATAATTAATCAGAAAGGTCGCGAAAGAATAAGAAAAACAAGTATTGCTACAAAATCATATGGAAATGATATTAATAAAAGAATTATAATATTTTTATATCCGGCTGATGTGAAAGGTACAGGTATGTTGGTATTTGATTATGAGAATAAAAATGATGATATGTGGATATATATGCCGGCTTTAAGAAAAACCAGGAGAATAGTAAGCAGTGAAAAAGGAAAAAGTTTCATGGGTTCTGAATTTACTAATGCAGATATATCTACACCAAATCTGGATGATTTTAATTACAAAAAACTTGGCACAGAACAAGTAAATGTTGACTGCTGGAAAATTGAATCTACACCAAAAGACGAAGATATTGCTGATGAAAACGGATATTCAAAAAGAATTATATATATCGGAAAGAAAGATTTTGTTATTAGAAAAACAGTCTATTATAACTTGGATAATGAATTACATAAGATATTAGAGGGAAAAAATATTAAATTAATTGATACTGAAAATAAAAAATATATGGCTACTGAAATGACAATGAGCAATAAACAAAATGGGAGAAAATCAATCTGGATAATTGAAGAAATAGTTGTTAATCCGAATATTAAAGACGAATATTTTACTACTGACTATTTAGAAAAGCAATAA
- a CDS encoding four helix bundle protein, which translates to MARNLCRFVYRIISKGEFTKDFTLKNQIRNSSGSSMDNIAEGFGRAGKKEFIHFLSISNASTDEVKSQLYRAFDQNYINNEEFREEYELADKLYKKNGSFINYLNSSDYRGKKFKQS; encoded by the coding sequence ATTGCAAGAAATTTATGCAGGTTTGTTTATAGGATAATTTCAAAAGGTGAGTTTACAAAGGATTTTACATTGAAAAATCAGATCAGGAATTCTTCCGGTTCTTCTATGGATAATATTGCAGAAGGTTTTGGAAGAGCAGGAAAGAAAGAGTTCATACATTTCTTATCCATTTCAAATGCTTCTACTGATGAAGTGAAGTCACAACTTTACAGAGCATTTGATCAGAATTATATTAATAATGAGGAATTTCGTGAAGAGTACGAACTTGCTGATAAATTATATAAAAAAAATGGAAGTTTTATAAACTATCTGAATTCTTCTGATTATCGTGGAAAAAAATTTAAACAATCATAA
- the lipA gene encoding lipoyl synthase, producing MINKKNTNIIRKPNWLKIKLPEVKDYTRIKNIVKEHNLHTICSSGNCPNVGECWGMGTATFMILGDICTRACKFCAVKTGKPNPVDRNEPQNIAKSIKLMKLKHCVITSVDRDDLADGGSILWSETIAAVKKENPDTTIEVLIPDFQGNYENLKRVIETKPEVISHNLETVKRLTPNIRSKAKYEISLKVLKWISEAEITSKSGIMLGLGEKEEEIIQTMDDLIQVNCKVLTLGQYLQPTKNHAEVINYITPEKFEEYRLIGLKKGFKFVESSPLVRSSYHADKHVGA from the coding sequence ATGATAAATAAAAAAAACACTAATATAATTCGAAAACCTAATTGGTTAAAAATAAAATTGCCTGAAGTAAAGGATTACACAAGAATAAAAAATATTGTAAAAGAACATAATTTACATACAATATGTTCAAGCGGTAATTGTCCTAATGTTGGGGAGTGCTGGGGAATGGGAACGGCAACATTTATGATACTCGGTGATATTTGTACAAGAGCATGTAAGTTTTGTGCTGTTAAAACAGGTAAACCAAACCCTGTTGACAGGAATGAACCACAAAATATCGCAAAGTCGATAAAACTGATGAAACTAAAACATTGTGTTATTACATCGGTTGACAGGGACGACCTTGCAGATGGCGGATCAATATTGTGGTCTGAAACTATTGCTGCTGTTAAGAAAGAAAATCCGGACACAACAATTGAGGTGTTAATACCTGATTTTCAAGGTAATTATGAAAATTTGAAAAGAGTAATTGAAACAAAACCGGAAGTAATTTCACACAATCTTGAAACAGTAAAACGACTTACACCAAATATCAGAAGTAAAGCTAAATATGAAATTAGTCTGAAAGTATTAAAATGGATTTCTGAAGCCGAAATAACTTCAAAGTCAGGAATTATGCTTGGATTAGGAGAAAAGGAGGAGGAAATTATTCAAACAATGGACGACCTTATACAAGTAAACTGCAAAGTTCTTACACTGGGACAATATTTACAACCTACAAAAAATCATGCTGAGGTGATAAATTATATTACACCTGAAAAATTTGAAGAATACAGGTTAATAGGTTTGAAAAAAGGTTTTAAGTTTGTTGAAAGCAGTCCTTTGGTTAGGTCATCGTATCATGCCGACAAACACGTTGGTGCATAA
- a CDS encoding PLP-dependent aminotransferase family protein has protein sequence MISDLKQIFSDSIKVMKRSEIREILKLTQNPEIISFAGGLPSPSTFPVEVFKEVVAEVLEKEGTQALQYGTTEGDNRLREILIERYREDGNNIDMKNLVITTSSQQGLNLIGKIFINPGDKVICGLPSYLGGISAFRTYLADLVGIKFDEKGMRSDKLEEKLKELKSQGEKPKFIYIIPDFQNPAGITMPESRRFEIIEIAKKYDVLIVEDSPYRQIRFEGKPQRTIHQLDNSGNVILLGTFSKIFAPGLRLGWTIAHEDIVDKIVVAKQTADLCTSSLIQKITAKYIDKGYFDSNLNKTIDQYREKRDLMLKGFREHMPDGVTWTEPEGGLFLFITLPEHLDSRELFHKAIKQNVAFVVGSAFHCDGSGKNTMRLNFSFVSKEKNIEGVKRLAKVIRDELEKKQ, from the coding sequence ATGATTAGTGATTTAAAGCAAATATTTTCCGACAGTATAAAGGTAATGAAGCGGTCAGAAATCCGTGAAATATTAAAATTAACGCAAAATCCTGAAATAATTTCATTTGCAGGAGGTTTACCATCTCCATCAACATTTCCCGTTGAAGTTTTTAAAGAAGTTGTTGCAGAAGTCCTTGAAAAAGAAGGAACACAAGCACTTCAATATGGCACAACCGAAGGTGATAACCGGTTACGTGAAATTCTTATTGAAAGATACAGAGAAGACGGTAATAATATAGATATGAAAAATCTTGTTATTACAACTTCCTCACAACAAGGGCTAAATCTTATTGGTAAAATATTTATTAATCCCGGAGATAAAGTCATTTGTGGATTACCATCATATCTCGGTGGTATTAGTGCTTTTAGAACTTATCTTGCTGACTTAGTTGGAATAAAATTCGATGAAAAAGGCATGCGTTCAGATAAACTTGAAGAAAAATTAAAAGAACTTAAATCACAAGGCGAAAAACCTAAATTTATTTATATTATACCTGATTTTCAAAACCCTGCTGGTATTACAATGCCTGAATCCAGACGTTTTGAAATTATCGAAATAGCAAAAAAATATGATGTCCTGATTGTTGAAGACAGCCCATACCGCCAAATAAGATTTGAAGGAAAACCTCAAAGAACAATTCATCAGTTAGATAATTCGGGTAACGTAATTTTGCTTGGAACATTTTCAAAGATTTTTGCTCCAGGACTAAGACTTGGATGGACAATAGCTCATGAAGACATAGTTGATAAAATTGTTGTTGCCAAACAAACCGCTGATCTCTGTACTTCATCACTTATTCAAAAAATAACTGCCAAATACATAGATAAAGGTTATTTTGATTCGAATCTTAATAAAACAATTGACCAATACAGAGAAAAACGCGACCTGATGCTAAAAGGTTTCAGAGAACATATGCCTGACGGAGTAACATGGACAGAACCAGAAGGTGGATTATTCCTGTTTATAACCTTACCCGAACATTTAGATTCCAGAGAACTTTTCCACAAAGCAATTAAACAAAATGTTGCTTTTGTAGTAGGTTCAGCTTTTCATTGCGATGGTTCCGGTAAAAATACTATGAGACTGAATTTTTCTTTTGTTTCTAAAGAAAAAAATATTGAAGGTGTTAAAAGATTAGCAAAAGTTATTCGTGATGAATTAGAGAAAAAACAATAG
- the lipB gene encoding lipoyl(octanoyl) transferase LipB, which translates to MNKTVLFEDLGNIDYKKAWDYQEKLFSKIINIKTTNRKNPVDKQGAIKNFLLFCEHPHVYTLGKSGAENNLLINEQFLKSINATYYKINRGGDITYHGPGQIVGYPIFDLENFKINLKDYIFLLEKSIIETLKHYNIKSERLDNSTGVWIDTLDKNKTRKICAIGVRASRYVTMHGFAFNINTDLNYFNHINPCGFVDKGVTSIKKELGKKIDFNEAKTVLLENIKSTFEFDIIK; encoded by the coding sequence ATGAATAAAACAGTTCTATTTGAAGACCTTGGAAATATTGATTATAAAAAAGCATGGGATTATCAGGAAAAGCTTTTTAGTAAGATAATTAATATAAAAACTACAAATCGTAAAAACCCTGTTGATAAACAAGGAGCAATAAAAAATTTCCTGCTTTTTTGCGAACATCCTCATGTTTATACTCTTGGTAAAAGTGGTGCTGAAAATAATCTGTTGATAAACGAACAATTTCTGAAAAGCATTAATGCAACTTATTATAAAATAAACCGTGGAGGAGATATAACTTATCATGGACCCGGTCAAATTGTTGGTTACCCGATTTTTGACCTTGAAAATTTTAAAATTAATTTAAAGGATTATATTTTTTTACTTGAAAAATCAATTATCGAAACGTTAAAACATTATAATATTAAAAGCGAAAGGTTAGATAATTCAACAGGTGTATGGATTGATACATTAGATAAAAATAAAACAAGAAAAATATGTGCAATCGGAGTTAGAGCAAGCAGGTATGTAACAATGCACGGTTTTGCATTCAATATTAATACTGATTTGAATTATTTTAATCATATTAATCCCTGTGGGTTTGTTGATAAAGGAGTAACATCAATTAAAAAAGAATTAGGGAAAAAAATTGATTTTAATGAAGCCAAAACAGTACTTTTGGAAAATATTAAAAGCACATTCGAATTTGACATAATTAAATGA
- a CDS encoding RND family transporter has protein sequence MKTADLIIKFRWHIIIGFILLTAIIGTQIPNAEIEADMSESLPSDMCSKINNDKIEKIFGGDDMLLILFETDDVLNKETLLRIKNISKKIKRIKGVSKVMSLFDLKNIHGEDGAMIIDPAVKRIPKNKKQREKLREELKNNDMVYKVVVSKDFKITAIIARLCANVSLDKNTINEVDKILEEFPGKEKVHKGGKPYILHYVRNDISVDMIRLIPVALILMLIMLFAVFKRLRGVLLPFIIVIMSIIFGIGFLPLFGWKISIITILLPIMIIAIANDYGIHLIARYQEMNTEESTITTKELAKDVFTKLNKPIIITGITTIAGILGLLSHLMISAKQLGIAAALSIGYALILSMFFLPAILSLLKKSRPIYKKSDMKKPLLDRWLKKTAILVSQNYRNILIGAIIIFFISLAGVFLVEVDSNIVNFFPEKHPLKISSNLINENFGGYQNINVLVNGDIKSPEILKNLDHYENELKNVKGVGNTLSIASVVKEMSKALNDKGEPYYDNIPDSRNAVAQYFELYSMSGDPEDFEQIVDFDYRNTLLSVRINDGSNRTLKKVLNEIETLTQNDENVKIIGGEGLVVVELTDAITKGQLTSLILAIIVIALIIMIIFRSVSAGLISSIPLVLALAFLFGLMGYFGIKLDTATAMLSSIMIGVGVDYTIHFLWRYKEERTNGLAYKDAVIKTLTTTGRGITFNALSVIVGFSALFISVFLPVKFFGFLIVVSIFACLVGALIIVPAMVLIIKPKFLEPKLKIK, from the coding sequence ATGAAAACAGCAGATTTGATAATCAAATTCAGATGGCATATAATCATAGGATTTATTTTGCTGACAGCAATAATAGGTACACAAATCCCTAATGCAGAAATAGAAGCAGATATGAGCGAAAGTTTACCATCAGATATGTGTTCTAAAATTAATAATGATAAAATTGAAAAAATATTTGGTGGTGATGATATGTTGTTAATATTATTTGAAACAGATGATGTGTTGAATAAAGAAACCTTATTGCGGATTAAAAACATTTCTAAAAAAATAAAAAGGATAAAAGGAGTTAGTAAGGTAATGTCATTGTTTGATTTAAAGAATATTCATGGTGAAGACGGTGCAATGATTATTGACCCTGCAGTGAAACGAATACCAAAAAATAAAAAACAACGCGAAAAATTACGTGAAGAATTGAAAAATAACGACATGGTCTATAAGGTAGTAGTTTCAAAAGATTTTAAAATTACTGCAATTATTGCCAGATTATGTGCAAACGTTTCCCTTGATAAAAATACTATTAATGAAGTAGATAAAATACTGGAAGAATTTCCTGGTAAAGAAAAAGTTCATAAGGGGGGAAAACCCTATATATTACATTACGTAAGGAATGATATTTCTGTTGATATGATCCGTTTAATACCTGTTGCTTTAATTTTAATGTTGATAATGTTATTTGCAGTATTCAAACGGTTGAGAGGTGTTTTATTGCCATTTATCATTGTAATTATGTCAATAATATTCGGAATTGGTTTTCTTCCGTTATTTGGATGGAAAATAAGCATAATTACTATTTTGCTTCCTATAATGATTATTGCAATTGCTAATGATTATGGAATACACTTAATTGCCAGATACCAGGAAATGAATACTGAAGAAAGCACAATTACCACAAAGGAGCTTGCAAAAGATGTATTTACTAAATTAAATAAACCAATAATTATTACCGGAATTACAACTATTGCAGGTATATTAGGATTATTGTCACATTTAATGATTTCTGCCAAACAATTGGGAATTGCTGCTGCATTAAGTATTGGCTATGCTCTAATATTAAGCATGTTTTTTTTACCGGCAATTTTGTCTTTATTGAAAAAATCGAGACCAATATATAAAAAATCTGATATGAAAAAACCATTATTAGACCGATGGTTGAAAAAAACAGCTATTCTGGTATCACAAAATTACAGGAATATTTTGATAGGGGCAATTATTATATTTTTTATCTCTCTGGCAGGTGTTTTTTTAGTTGAAGTAGATTCCAATATAGTAAATTTTTTTCCTGAAAAACATCCTTTAAAAATCAGCAGTAATTTGATTAACGAAAACTTTGGTGGTTATCAGAATATCAATGTATTAGTTAACGGTGATATAAAATCACCTGAGATATTGAAAAATTTAGATCACTATGAAAACGAGCTTAAAAATGTAAAAGGTGTTGGTAATACTTTATCCATTGCAAGCGTAGTAAAAGAAATGAGTAAAGCACTTAACGATAAAGGAGAACCTTATTATGATAATATTCCTGATTCAAGAAACGCTGTTGCACAGTATTTTGAGTTATATTCAATGAGTGGAGACCCTGAGGATTTTGAACAGATTGTTGATTTCGATTACAGAAATACTTTGTTGTCTGTCAGGATTAATGATGGTTCAAACAGAACATTAAAAAAGGTATTGAATGAAATTGAAACTCTTACGCAAAATGATGAAAATGTGAAGATTATAGGTGGCGAAGGCTTAGTTGTTGTTGAGCTTACCGATGCTATTACAAAAGGGCAATTAACTTCTTTAATTCTCGCTATTATTGTCATTGCTTTAATCATTATGATAATTTTCCGTTCTGTTTCTGCAGGATTGATTTCATCAATACCATTAGTTTTGGCTTTAGCTTTTCTATTCGGATTAATGGGATATTTCGGAATTAAACTTGATACGGCTACTGCCATGCTTTCTTCAATCATGATTGGTGTGGGAGTTGATTATACTATTCATTTCCTTTGGAGATATAAAGAAGAAAGAACCAATGGACTTGCATACAAAGATGCAGTTATTAAAACATTAACTACTACCGGTAGAGGAATAACATTTAATGCACTTTCGGTGATTGTTGGATTTTCTGCCCTGTTTATTTCAGTTTTTTTACCGGTTAAATTCTTTGGATTTCTTATTGTAGTTTCTATTTTTGCTTGTCTTGTAGGTGCACTAATTATTGTACCTGCAATGGTATTAATTATAAAACCTAAATTTTTGGAACCAAAATTAAAAATAAAATAA